A genome region from Nocardioides cynanchi includes the following:
- the cphA gene encoding cyanophycin synthetase: MTERPTPDLTIEETRVYRGPNVWSYDKAIHLVVDLGSLEQFPTDKLPGFTEHLLEALPGLSHHSCSRGRKGGFVERLHEGTWLGHVTEHAALALQQVVGHDIRRGKTRGIKGETGRYNVIYGYIDENVGLAAGTLAARLVNHLIQADPSFDWEEELETFILRAERTAFGPSTQAILDEAVSRDIPWIRLNQYSLVQLGQGVHAKRIRATMTSETSSIAVDIASDKDLTTKLLGAAGLPVPKQESVRSADQAVSAARRIGFPVVVKPLDGNHGRGVCLNLANDDDVREAFPVAEEQSRRGVCIVESFVTGKDYRCLIIDGRMAAIAERVPASVTGDGRSTVRELVDLTNADPRRGVGHEKVLTRIKVDAAAEEVLAGQGHSLDSVPADGETVKLALTGNMSTGGISIDRTFEAHPENVEIAEEAARMIGLDIAGIDFICPDITEPVRETGGAICEVNAAPGFRMHTHPTIGEPQFISKPVVDMLFPPGAASRIPIVAVTGTNGKTTTSRMISHIFKGMGRKVGMTSTDGVVIDERLLIRADASGPRSARMVLQNPRVDFAVFEVARGGILREGLGYERNDVAVVLNVQPDHLGLRGIDTVEQLADVKAVIVEAVPRDGHAVLNADDPLVREMRRRCSGQVVWFSMDEPGSEIREMIEAHCRRGGKALVLNPSERGEMIVVKHGRREMQLAWTHLLPATFNGRARMNVQNTLAAAAAAFAAGAPLHDIRQGLRTFSTSYYLSPGRLNEVDVNGVNVIVDYCHNAPGMRMLGDFVDRVGETLTSTSELGKPSRIGVIATAGDRRDEDMRELGQVAAQHFDVVIVREDVALRRRQRGETAALVAEGVKAAMADGARCKQVELELDEIAAVRNALVRANPGDLMVICVDKHAEVMSELENWSKQAQAGSSAHPDAPSADPDYTPAEPVEVS, translated from the coding sequence GTGACCGAGCGCCCCACCCCGGACCTGACGATCGAGGAGACCCGCGTCTACCGCGGGCCCAACGTGTGGTCCTACGACAAGGCGATCCACCTGGTGGTGGATCTCGGCTCGCTGGAGCAGTTCCCCACCGACAAGCTGCCCGGGTTCACCGAGCACCTCCTCGAGGCGCTCCCGGGCCTGTCCCACCACTCCTGCTCCCGAGGCCGCAAGGGTGGCTTCGTGGAGCGCCTCCACGAGGGCACCTGGCTCGGGCACGTCACCGAGCACGCCGCGCTCGCGTTGCAGCAGGTCGTCGGGCACGACATCCGGCGCGGCAAGACGCGGGGCATCAAGGGCGAGACCGGTCGCTACAACGTGATCTACGGCTACATCGACGAGAACGTCGGGCTCGCGGCCGGCACCCTGGCCGCCCGCCTGGTCAACCACCTCATCCAGGCCGACCCGTCGTTCGACTGGGAGGAGGAGCTGGAGACCTTCATCCTCCGCGCCGAACGCACGGCGTTCGGACCTTCCACCCAGGCCATCCTCGACGAGGCGGTCAGCCGCGACATCCCGTGGATCCGGCTCAACCAGTACTCCCTGGTGCAGCTCGGCCAGGGGGTCCACGCCAAGCGGATCCGGGCCACGATGACCTCGGAGACCAGCTCGATCGCGGTCGACATCGCCTCCGACAAGGACCTCACCACCAAGCTGCTCGGCGCGGCCGGGCTGCCGGTCCCCAAGCAGGAGTCGGTCCGCTCGGCCGACCAGGCGGTCTCCGCGGCCCGGCGGATCGGGTTCCCGGTCGTGGTCAAGCCGCTCGACGGCAACCACGGGCGAGGCGTCTGCCTCAACCTGGCGAACGACGACGACGTGCGCGAGGCCTTCCCGGTCGCCGAGGAGCAGTCGCGCCGGGGCGTGTGCATCGTGGAGTCCTTCGTGACCGGCAAGGACTACCGCTGCCTGATCATCGACGGCCGGATGGCCGCGATCGCCGAGCGGGTGCCCGCCTCGGTCACCGGCGACGGCCGGTCCACGGTGCGCGAGCTGGTCGACCTGACCAACGCCGACCCGCGCCGCGGGGTGGGCCACGAGAAGGTGCTGACCCGGATCAAGGTCGACGCCGCGGCCGAGGAGGTCCTGGCCGGTCAGGGCCACTCGCTGGACTCGGTGCCCGCCGACGGCGAGACCGTGAAGCTGGCCCTGACCGGCAACATGTCGACCGGCGGCATCTCGATCGACCGCACCTTCGAGGCCCACCCGGAGAACGTCGAGATCGCCGAGGAGGCGGCCCGGATGATCGGGCTCGACATCGCGGGCATCGACTTCATCTGCCCCGACATCACCGAGCCGGTCCGCGAGACCGGTGGTGCCATCTGCGAGGTCAACGCCGCGCCCGGCTTCCGGATGCACACGCACCCGACCATCGGGGAGCCGCAGTTCATCTCCAAGCCCGTCGTCGACATGCTGTTCCCGCCGGGTGCTGCCTCGCGGATCCCGATCGTCGCGGTCACCGGCACCAACGGAAAGACCACGACGTCGCGGATGATCAGCCACATCTTCAAGGGGATGGGCCGCAAGGTCGGCATGACGTCGACCGACGGCGTCGTGATCGACGAGCGCCTGCTGATCCGCGCCGACGCCTCCGGACCGCGCAGCGCCCGGATGGTCCTGCAGAACCCCCGCGTCGACTTCGCGGTCTTCGAGGTCGCCCGCGGCGGCATCCTCCGGGAGGGCCTGGGCTACGAGCGCAACGACGTCGCGGTGGTCCTCAACGTCCAGCCCGACCACCTCGGCCTGCGCGGCATCGACACCGTCGAGCAGCTGGCCGACGTGAAGGCCGTGATCGTCGAGGCCGTCCCGCGAGACGGGCACGCCGTACTCAACGCCGACGACCCCCTGGTGCGGGAGATGCGGCGCCGGTGCTCGGGACAGGTCGTCTGGTTCTCGATGGACGAGCCCGGGTCGGAGATCCGGGAGATGATCGAGGCCCACTGCCGACGCGGCGGCAAGGCGCTGGTGCTCAACCCGTCCGAGCGTGGCGAGATGATCGTGGTCAAGCACGGGCGCCGCGAGATGCAGCTCGCCTGGACCCACCTGCTCCCGGCGACGTTCAACGGCCGGGCCCGGATGAACGTGCAGAACACCCTGGCCGCGGCTGCGGCCGCGTTCGCCGCCGGCGCCCCGCTGCACGACATCCGGCAGGGCCTGCGCACCTTCTCGACCAGCTACTACCTCTCCCCCGGCCGTCTCAACGAGGTCGACGTGAACGGCGTGAACGTGATCGTCGACTACTGCCACAACGCCCCTGGCATGCGGATGCTCGGCGACTTCGTGGACCGGGTCGGCGAGACCCTGACCAGCACCTCCGAGCTCGGCAAGCCGTCCCGGATCGGCGTCATCGCCACCGCCGGCGACCGGCGCGACGAGGACATGCGCGAGCTGGGTCAGGTCGCGGCCCAGCACTTCGACGTCGTGATCGTCCGCGAGGACGTGGCCCTGCGCCGGCGCCAGCGAGGCGAGACCGCTGCCCTGGTCGCCGAGGGCGTCAAGGCGGCGATGGCCGACGGCGCCCGTTGCAAGCAGGTGGAGCTGGAGCTCGACGAGATCGCGGCCGTGCGCAACGCTTTGGTGCGGGCCAACCCCGGTGACCTGATGGTGATCTGCGTCGACAAGCACGCCGAGGTGATGAGCGAGCTGGAGAACTGGTCGAAGCAGGCCCAGGCCGGCTCGAGCGCCCACCCGGACGCACCGTCGGCGGACCCCGACTACACGCCCGCGGAGCCGGTCGAGGTCTCCTGA
- a CDS encoding PLP-dependent aminotransferase family protein, with product MDLHVSVGGRGDRTARIYLTLRAAVLDGRLVAGDRVPSTRDLAVQLGVARGTVSVAYDRLVAEGFLESRPGAGTFVTTVPLTAPDGRERRARPGAVQPLDLWDRPPAPPQGRGRVLHDLGIGLPDPALFPLAQWRREVARQLRRSRLAEATYAGRGVWRLQAEIARLLGLTRSVAAAGEDVIVTAGAQQAVDLVARVLLEPGATVAVEDPGYAAVGRLLETHRADVRGIPVDAEGLVVDALPPDARLVYVTPSHQFPTGIPMSLRRRVALLSWAVEHDAVVVEDDYDSEFRFSDQPVEPLQSLDREGRVVYVGTFSKSLLPALRTGFLVAPRSLQPGLREAKRVTTWEGDATTQGALAEFLAEGHHAAHVRRAGRVYAERRGLMLAGLGELDDVLRVVPSVAGLHVCALFRDPQTDDRAVVARAAARGVRVEALSTHFREQPPRAGLVLGFGGVDAQAIPDALRRLVEVVRPGVRQETSTGSAGV from the coding sequence GTGGATCTCCACGTGAGCGTGGGCGGCCGGGGCGACCGGACCGCCCGGATCTACCTCACCCTGCGTGCCGCCGTGCTCGACGGCCGGCTCGTCGCCGGGGACCGGGTGCCGTCGACCCGAGACCTGGCGGTCCAGCTCGGCGTCGCTCGGGGCACTGTGAGCGTCGCCTACGACCGGCTCGTCGCCGAGGGCTTCCTCGAGAGTCGCCCGGGCGCCGGCACCTTCGTCACCACGGTCCCGCTCACCGCACCGGACGGCCGGGAGCGTCGAGCCCGCCCGGGCGCCGTCCAGCCGCTCGACCTGTGGGACCGGCCACCCGCGCCGCCGCAGGGGCGCGGACGCGTCCTGCACGACCTCGGCATCGGGCTGCCCGACCCCGCGCTCTTCCCGCTCGCCCAGTGGCGTCGCGAGGTCGCCCGGCAGCTGCGGCGCTCGCGCCTGGCGGAGGCGACGTACGCCGGTCGCGGGGTCTGGCGGCTGCAGGCCGAGATCGCCCGACTCCTCGGCCTGACCCGCTCGGTGGCGGCGGCGGGAGAGGACGTCATCGTCACCGCCGGCGCTCAGCAGGCGGTCGACCTGGTGGCGCGCGTGCTCCTCGAGCCCGGTGCCACGGTCGCGGTCGAGGATCCGGGCTACGCCGCCGTCGGCCGCCTGCTGGAGACCCACCGAGCGGACGTGCGCGGGATCCCCGTCGACGCCGAGGGGCTGGTGGTCGACGCCCTGCCGCCGGACGCCCGGCTGGTGTACGTCACCCCGTCACACCAGTTTCCGACCGGGATCCCGATGTCCTTGCGCCGGCGGGTCGCGCTGCTGAGCTGGGCGGTCGAGCACGACGCTGTCGTCGTCGAGGACGACTACGACAGCGAGTTCCGCTTCTCCGACCAGCCGGTCGAGCCCCTCCAGAGCCTGGACCGCGAGGGGCGGGTCGTCTACGTCGGCACGTTCTCCAAGTCACTCCTGCCGGCGCTGCGGACCGGCTTCCTGGTCGCACCGCGGTCCTTGCAGCCCGGCCTGCGCGAGGCCAAGCGGGTGACCACGTGGGAGGGCGATGCGACCACCCAGGGGGCACTCGCCGAGTTCCTCGCCGAGGGTCACCACGCCGCACACGTACGACGCGCCGGTCGCGTGTACGCCGAGCGGAGAGGCCTGATGCTGGCCGGGCTGGGCGAGCTGGACGACGTCCTGCGCGTCGTACCGTCCGTGGCGGGACTTCACGTATGTGCGCTGTTCCGCGATCCGCAGACCGACGACCGGGCGGTGGTCGCGCGGGCGGCGGCTCGCGGTGTGCGGGTCGAGGCGCTGTCGACGCACTTCCGCGAGCAGCCGCCGCGAGCGGGCCTGGTGCTCGGGTTCGGCGGGGTCGACGCCCAGGCGATCCCCGACGCCCTGCGCCGCCTCGTCGAGGTCGTCCGGCCGGGCGTCCGTCAGGAGACCTCGACCGGCTCCGCGGGCGTGTAG
- a CDS encoding carboxymuconolactone decarboxylase family protein — protein MTTSTLTTDLHRVPARLDVDATVPSYSKAMSHLDTTATRELDRVGFPAGLRELVRLRASQINGCAYCVDTHATDAASAGESPQRVNAVAVWAESPFFTERERAALAFTESVTRVATTHVPATDYEAVAAHWSPDEVGALLSLIVTINAWNALAVATRAWEPVLTGGS, from the coding sequence ATGACCACCTCAACGCTGACCACCGATCTCCACCGTGTTCCGGCCCGCCTCGACGTCGACGCGACCGTGCCGTCCTACAGCAAGGCGATGAGCCACCTGGACACCACCGCGACGCGCGAGCTCGACCGCGTGGGCTTCCCCGCCGGCCTGCGCGAGCTGGTGCGGCTCCGCGCCTCCCAGATCAACGGCTGTGCCTACTGCGTCGACACCCACGCCACCGACGCGGCGTCGGCCGGCGAGAGCCCCCAGCGGGTCAACGCGGTCGCCGTCTGGGCCGAGTCGCCCTTCTTCACCGAGCGCGAGCGTGCCGCGCTGGCCTTCACCGAGTCCGTCACCCGGGTCGCCACGACGCACGTCCCGGCCACCGACTACGAGGCCGTCGCGGCCCACTGGTCGCCCGACGAGGTCGGTGCCCTGCTCTCCCTGATCGTCACCATCAACGCCTGGAACGCCCTCGCCGTCGCGACCCGGGCCTGGGAGCCGGTCCTGACCGGCGGATCCTGA
- a CDS encoding rRNA adenine N-6-methyltransferase family protein — translation MAESPVRRGDVVVDLGAGRGALTLPLARTGARVLAVELHAGRAAGLRTVVAGSRVAVVEVAIDAFRWPGHPFRVVANPPYDGVNALVRRLLREPHLLSADLVVAEGAARGLLRRAGGPAALEMGPRVPRSAFAHPPPGDACVLRIRRSGPAPRPGSRRRGRSRR, via the coding sequence GTGGCCGAGTCGCCGGTGCGCCGCGGCGACGTGGTCGTCGATCTCGGTGCGGGGCGAGGGGCGCTGACCCTGCCCCTGGCCCGGACCGGAGCCCGGGTGCTGGCGGTCGAGCTCCATGCCGGCCGCGCCGCGGGGCTACGGACGGTCGTCGCGGGATCCCGCGTCGCGGTGGTCGAGGTGGCGATCGACGCCTTCCGCTGGCCGGGGCACCCGTTCCGCGTGGTCGCCAACCCGCCGTACGACGGGGTCAACGCCCTGGTGAGAAGGCTGCTGCGCGAGCCGCACCTGCTGTCGGCGGACCTCGTGGTGGCGGAGGGCGCCGCGCGCGGGCTGCTCCGTCGTGCCGGCGGCCCGGCCGCCCTCGAGATGGGACCACGGGTGCCGCGCTCCGCGTTCGCCCACCCGCCCCCGGGTGACGCCTGCGTGCTCAGGATCCGCCGGTCAGGACCGGCTCCCAGGCCCGGGTCGCGACGGCGAGGGCGTTCCAGGCGTTGA
- a CDS encoding metallophosphoesterase family protein: MRILVLSDLHYRLPHYDWLVRASERVDAVAIVGDLVDVVSPVPHEVQAVVVTTYLGKLAERTRVLAASGNHDLDGPGAHGEQVAAWLQRTSHPTLLVDGMSVDVGDTRLTVCPWWDGPVTRAEVSAQLAAAAVDRPARWVWLYHAPPAGTPLCHDGRRTFPDQDLADWIAEHQPDAVLCGHIHQSPWADGGSWHARLGRTWVFNAGKQIGPVPAHITLDTDAWTADWYGVFESETLALA; encoded by the coding sequence ATGCGGATCCTCGTGCTCTCGGACCTGCACTACCGGCTCCCCCACTACGACTGGCTCGTGCGGGCCAGCGAGCGGGTGGACGCCGTGGCGATCGTCGGAGACCTGGTCGACGTGGTCAGCCCGGTCCCGCACGAGGTGCAGGCGGTCGTGGTGACGACGTACCTCGGGAAGCTCGCCGAGCGCACCCGGGTGCTCGCCGCCTCGGGCAACCACGACCTCGACGGCCCCGGCGCGCACGGTGAGCAGGTGGCGGCCTGGCTGCAGCGGACGAGTCATCCCACGCTGCTCGTGGACGGCATGTCGGTCGACGTCGGCGACACCCGCCTCACGGTCTGCCCGTGGTGGGACGGCCCGGTGACGCGGGCCGAGGTCTCCGCCCAGCTCGCCGCCGCCGCCGTGGACCGGCCGGCCCGCTGGGTGTGGCTCTACCACGCACCACCGGCCGGCACCCCGCTCTGCCACGACGGGCGGCGCACCTTCCCCGACCAGGACCTCGCCGACTGGATCGCCGAGCACCAGCCCGACGCCGTGCTCTGCGGGCACATCCACCAGTCGCCGTGGGCCGACGGGGGCTCGTGGCACGCCCGGCTCGGCCGGACGTGGGTGTTCAACGCCGGCAAGCAGATCGGCCCGGTGCCGGCACACATCACGCTCGACACGGACGCCTGGACGGCCGACTGGTACGGCGTGTTCGAGTCAGAGACCCTGGCCCTGGCCTGA
- a CDS encoding Crp/Fnr family transcriptional regulator codes for MTDLLALCSDLPLHDASDGELLIEEGAPPGRLLVLVTGQVVVEHDGVPFARIDAPGAVFGEMSAVLDRPATATVRADGAVRVRVADDPVAFLTDHPAAALTVLRTTASRLDGMTRYLVDVKRQLADSGGHLGLVDQILDSLLHHQGPAASTGSARDPEGDHDHEADGSGQGQGL; via the coding sequence GTGACCGACCTGCTGGCGCTCTGCTCCGACCTGCCGCTCCACGACGCGTCGGACGGCGAGCTGCTGATCGAGGAGGGCGCTCCGCCAGGCCGTCTGCTGGTGCTCGTGACCGGGCAGGTCGTGGTCGAGCACGACGGGGTCCCGTTCGCCCGGATCGACGCTCCGGGTGCGGTGTTCGGGGAGATGTCGGCGGTGCTGGACCGACCGGCCACCGCGACCGTACGCGCGGACGGTGCGGTCCGGGTGCGGGTGGCCGACGACCCCGTCGCGTTCCTGACCGACCACCCGGCTGCGGCGCTGACGGTGCTCCGGACCACCGCCTCACGCCTGGACGGGATGACCCGCTACCTGGTCGACGTCAAGCGGCAGCTCGCCGACTCCGGTGGCCATCTCGGTCTGGTCGACCAGATCCTCGACTCGTTGCTGCACCATCAGGGCCCGGCCGCCAGCACCGGCTCGGCCCGCGACCCCGAGGGCGACCACGACCACGAGGCCGACGGTTCAGGCCAGGGCCAGGGTCTCTGA
- a CDS encoding Mur ligase family protein, protein MTSLLEVRVLEGPNLYFPRAAIKLTLDITPLASAPTVTATRLARRIGLANALPGEPDTGFRQRFAVRAVTRLVRAIAHESGTSRLAVRVRTTSDPHQIVVAYPWRHRERAQEMGRAVASVLDAVPGDDVVAAVSRAAERVAAAENGPEPQTVTPTIPVVAVTGTNGKTTTSRMIAHIARVDGRVVGWSNTDGIYLDGDLVEGGDYSGPSGAGRVLALPGVQLAVTETARGGILLKGIGLTRNDVSVVTNVSADHLGLQGIDTLDQLAEVKAVVPRITRRRGWAVLNGDDPRVFAMRGVIKARPWVFSRDPDSPAVRETLNEGGRATTVIDGWVAVLAPGRDPDPVIVLTDVPMTLAGLSRFNVENTLASTSAALAIGIPRESVIEGLRDFRPDAEHNPGRMNFFTVPVEGGTASVVMDLAHNEVGLEALLEIMNGVRPPGRRLLLGLGAVGDRTDELIGRLGEIGAMGADVVAIGHKQQYLRGRSLEELDHLLREGAERVGVTEVTSYGTEVECLAGMVAQAQPDDVVGLMCHAERQAVYDWISAHGGTPDTPEELGAKVRNAASGD, encoded by the coding sequence GTGACGTCGCTCCTGGAGGTGCGGGTGCTGGAGGGCCCGAACCTCTACTTCCCCCGGGCCGCGATCAAGCTGACGCTCGACATCACGCCGCTGGCCTCGGCGCCGACGGTGACGGCGACCCGGCTGGCCCGGCGGATCGGGCTGGCCAACGCGCTTCCCGGCGAGCCCGACACGGGGTTCCGTCAGCGGTTCGCGGTGCGCGCGGTGACCCGGCTGGTGCGGGCGATCGCCCACGAGTCCGGCACGTCGCGGCTGGCAGTCCGGGTCCGGACCACCAGCGACCCGCACCAGATCGTGGTCGCCTACCCCTGGCGGCACCGCGAGCGGGCCCAGGAGATGGGCCGGGCCGTGGCCTCGGTGCTGGACGCCGTCCCCGGTGACGACGTGGTGGCGGCGGTCAGCCGCGCCGCCGAGCGGGTGGCCGCGGCCGAGAACGGCCCTGAGCCGCAGACGGTCACCCCCACGATCCCGGTGGTGGCGGTGACCGGCACCAACGGCAAGACCACCACGAGCCGGATGATCGCCCACATCGCACGGGTGGACGGGCGGGTGGTGGGCTGGTCCAACACCGACGGCATCTATCTGGACGGCGACCTCGTCGAGGGCGGTGACTACTCCGGACCGAGCGGCGCCGGTCGGGTGCTGGCACTGCCGGGCGTGCAGCTCGCGGTGACCGAGACCGCACGGGGCGGGATCCTGCTCAAGGGGATCGGCCTGACCCGCAACGACGTGTCGGTGGTGACCAACGTCAGCGCCGACCACCTGGGCCTCCAGGGGATCGACACCCTCGACCAGCTCGCCGAGGTCAAGGCCGTGGTGCCGCGGATCACCCGTCGTCGCGGCTGGGCCGTGCTCAACGGCGACGACCCCCGGGTGTTCGCGATGCGCGGCGTGATCAAGGCCCGGCCCTGGGTGTTCTCCCGAGACCCGGACTCGCCCGCGGTCCGCGAGACCCTGAACGAGGGAGGCCGGGCGACCACGGTGATCGACGGCTGGGTCGCGGTGCTGGCTCCGGGCCGCGACCCGGACCCGGTGATCGTGCTCACCGACGTGCCGATGACCCTGGCCGGCCTGTCCCGCTTCAACGTGGAGAACACCCTGGCCTCCACCTCGGCCGCCCTGGCGATCGGGATCCCGCGCGAGTCGGTGATCGAGGGGCTGCGCGACTTCCGGCCCGACGCCGAGCACAACCCGGGCCGGATGAACTTCTTCACGGTGCCGGTCGAGGGCGGGACCGCCTCGGTGGTGATGGACCTCGCGCACAACGAGGTCGGGCTCGAGGCCCTGCTCGAGATCATGAACGGCGTGCGGCCGCCGGGCCGGCGCCTGTTGCTGGGCCTCGGCGCGGTCGGCGACCGCACCGACGAGCTGATCGGCCGGCTCGGCGAGATCGGGGCGATGGGGGCCGACGTGGTCGCCATCGGTCACAAGCAGCAGTACCTCCGCGGCCGGTCGCTGGAGGAGCTGGACCACCTGCTCCGCGAGGGTGCCGAGCGGGTGGGCGTCACCGAGGTGACGTCGTACGGCACGGAGGTCGAGTGCCTGGCCGGGATGGTCGCGCAGGCGCAGCCCGACGACGTGGTCGGGCTGATGTGCCACGCGGAGCGGCAGGCCGTCTACGACTGGATCTCCGCTCACGGCGGCACGCCCGACACCCCGGAGGAGCTGGGTGCCAAGGTACGGAACGCCGCTTCGGGCGACTGA
- the fabI gene encoding enoyl-ACP reductase FabI, which produces MGILEGKRILVAGVTMDSSIGFSVAKVAQEQGATVLISNFGRALGITRRIAKRLPTEPPVLELDVTDDAHLAGLADAVREHVDGLDGVVHSIAFGNPETILGGKFLGGPWEDVAQAVRVSAYSLMSLTEACRPLMGPGGSVVGMTFDATVAWPAYDWMGVAKAGLESTSRYLARNLGPEGIRCNLVSAGPLKSLAAKAIPGFEQLESMWSDRAPLGWDEKDQDPTARAVCALLSDFFPATTGEIVHVDGGFHAMGA; this is translated from the coding sequence ATGGGCATCCTCGAGGGCAAGCGGATCCTGGTCGCGGGAGTGACCATGGACTCCTCCATCGGCTTCTCCGTGGCCAAGGTGGCCCAGGAGCAGGGCGCGACCGTGCTGATCTCCAACTTCGGCCGGGCCCTGGGCATCACCAGGCGGATCGCCAAGCGGCTGCCGACCGAGCCGCCGGTGCTGGAGCTCGACGTGACCGACGACGCGCACCTGGCCGGCCTCGCCGACGCCGTCCGTGAGCACGTCGACGGGCTGGACGGCGTGGTGCACTCGATCGCCTTCGGCAACCCGGAGACGATCCTGGGCGGCAAGTTCCTCGGCGGACCGTGGGAGGACGTCGCCCAGGCGGTGCGGGTCTCGGCGTACTCCCTGATGTCGCTGACCGAGGCCTGCCGTCCGCTGATGGGCCCGGGTGGCTCGGTGGTCGGCATGACCTTCGACGCCACCGTGGCCTGGCCGGCGTACGACTGGATGGGCGTGGCCAAGGCCGGGCTCGAGTCCACCTCGCGCTACCTGGCCCGCAACCTCGGGCCCGAGGGCATCCGCTGCAACCTGGTCAGCGCCGGCCCGCTGAAGAGCCTGGCCGCCAAGGCGATCCCCGGGTTCGAGCAGCTGGAGTCGATGTGGAGCGACCGGGCGCCGCTCGGCTGGGACGAGAAGGACCAGGACCCCACCGCCCGCGCGGTGTGCGCCCTCCTGTCGGACTTCTTCCCGGCCACCACCGGCGAGATCGTGCACGTGGACGGCGGCTTCCACGCGATGGGTGCCTGA
- the fabG gene encoding 3-oxoacyl-ACP reductase FabG produces MDDAPDNAAEPRSVLVTGGNRGIGRAIAEAFLALGDKVAVTSRSGGGPDGALDLRCDVTDPAAVEAAFAEIEAAHGPVEVLVANAGITADTLLLRMSEEDWSSVIDTNLTGTYRLTKRAAKGMLRLRRGRIILISSVVGLLGSAGQVNYAASKAGLVGIARSLARELGSRSITTNVVAPGFVETDMTAVLTDEQRATIKDRVPLQRYASPDEVASAVIWLASAGAGYVTGAVIPVDGGLGMGH; encoded by the coding sequence GTGGACGACGCCCCAGACAACGCTGCTGAGCCCCGCTCCGTGCTCGTCACCGGCGGCAACCGTGGCATCGGCCGCGCCATCGCGGAGGCCTTCCTGGCCCTCGGGGACAAGGTCGCGGTGACCTCGCGCTCCGGCGGAGGTCCCGACGGTGCCCTGGACCTGCGCTGCGACGTCACCGATCCCGCGGCCGTGGAGGCGGCGTTCGCCGAGATCGAGGCGGCGCACGGCCCGGTCGAGGTGCTGGTGGCCAACGCCGGGATCACCGCCGACACGCTGCTGCTGCGGATGTCGGAGGAGGACTGGTCGTCGGTGATCGACACGAACCTGACCGGCACCTACCGGCTCACCAAGCGCGCGGCGAAGGGCATGCTCCGGCTGCGCCGCGGCCGGATCATCCTGATCTCCTCGGTCGTGGGCCTGCTCGGCTCGGCCGGTCAGGTGAACTACGCGGCCTCGAAGGCCGGTCTGGTCGGGATCGCCCGCTCCCTGGCCCGCGAGCTCGGCTCCCGCTCGATCACGACGAACGTCGTGGCCCCGGGCTTCGTCGAGACCGACATGACGGCCGTGCTCACCGACGAGCAGCGCGCCACCATCAAGGACCGCGTGCCGCTCCAGCGCTACGCGTCCCCGGACGAGGTGGCCTCCGCGGTGATCTGGCTGGCATCGGCCGGTGCGGGGTACGTCACCGGAGCCGTGATCCCGGTCGACGGCGGCCTCGGCATGGGCCACTGA
- a CDS encoding dodecin, with amino-acid sequence MSDRTYRVTEIVGTSSDGIDAAIRNAVRRASATLRHVDWFEVTQVRGQIQDGEVEHFQVGLKIGFRLEDE; translated from the coding sequence ATGTCAGACCGCACCTACCGTGTCACGGAGATCGTCGGGACCTCGTCCGACGGGATCGACGCGGCCATCCGCAACGCCGTACGACGGGCGAGCGCGACGCTGCGACACGTGGACTGGTTCGAGGTGACCCAGGTGCGCGGTCAGATCCAGGACGGCGAGGTGGAGCACTTCCAGGTCGGGCTGAAGATCGGTTTCCGCCTCGAGGACGAGTGA
- a CDS encoding DUF3099 domain-containing protein, with protein MARGAHGGETPIRITTAATSPHEDIAARQRRYLIAMGVRTLCFVMVALLAITHAGPSWLPWIFVGGAIVLPYVAVVMANVSDTKSDAFELRDGSLHDRELPPGAHSD; from the coding sequence ATGGCCCGCGGGGCGCACGGGGGCGAGACTCCGATCCGGATCACCACGGCTGCCACGAGCCCGCACGAGGACATCGCAGCGCGGCAGCGGCGCTACCTGATCGCCATGGGCGTGCGGACCCTCTGCTTCGTGATGGTCGCCCTGCTCGCGATCACGCACGCCGGACCGTCGTGGCTGCCGTGGATCTTCGTGGGCGGCGCGATCGTGCTGCCCTACGTCGCCGTGGTGATGGCCAACGTGTCCGACACGAAATCTGATGCTTTTGAGCTCCGGGACGGGTCATTGCACGACCGGGAGCTGCCTCCGGGCGCGCATTCCGACTGA